The Anoplopoma fimbria isolate UVic2021 breed Golden Eagle Sablefish unplaced genomic scaffold, Afim_UVic_2022 Un_contig_12468_pilon_pilon, whole genome shotgun sequence genome contains a region encoding:
- the LOC129115796 gene encoding LOW QUALITY PROTEIN: E3 ubiquitin-protein ligase TRIM21-like (The sequence of the model RefSeq protein was modified relative to this genomic sequence to represent the inferred CDS: inserted 1 base in 1 codon) — MSAASCLLTEDQFLCSICLDVFTDPVSTPCGHNFCKTCITQHWDVNVQCQCPNCKKVFNTRPELQINTFISEMAAQFRQSAQQKARNRSSEQQADKPGEVPCEXCTGTKLKAMKSCLVCLVSYCETHLEPHLTMSGLKRHQLIDPVENLEDRMCTEHDKLMELFCKTNQMCVCMLCSLSDHKTHDVVPLKEEYEGKKAELEAEIQQMIQKRRLKIQEIKHSVELSEEDADREIADGVQVFTALKESVERSQAELIDTIKEKQRKTEKQAEGFIKELEQEICELKKRSTEVEQLSHSEDHLDILQSFISLNSALPTKDWTEGNAQPLYEGTVRKALNLLEEMISEQIKNLVEAELKRVQQSAVDVTLDPDTAHPKLILSDDGKQVKHGDVWKNLPDNPERFNTCVNVLAKQSFSSGRFYYEVQVKGKTEWYLGVARESINRKGSITLSPQNGYWRICLRNENKYTALADPSVRLSLKSHPEKVGVLVDYEEGLVSFYDVDAAALIYSFTGCCFTEKLYPFFSPCPNDGGKNSAPLIISPVNHTE, encoded by the exons ATGTCTGctgccagctgtctgctgactgaagatcagtttctgtgctccatctgtctggatgtgttcactgatccagtcagcacaccatgtggacacaacttctgtaaaacctgcatCACTCAACACTGGGACGTTAATGTCCAGTGTCAGTGTCCAAActgtaaaaaggtttttaacacCAGACCTGAGCTGCAGATCAATACTTTCATCTCTGAGATGGCTGCtcagttcagacagtcagctcaacagaaagccagaaacagaagctcagagcaacaagctgataaaccaggagaagttccctgtg tctgcactggaaccaaactgaaggccatgaagtcctgcctggtgtgtctggtctcctactgtgagactcacctggagcctcatctGACAATGTCAGGTCTGaaaagacatcagctgatcgacCCTGTGGAGAACCTGGAAGACAGGATGTGTACGGAGCACGATAAACTGAtggagctgttctgtaagaccaaccagatgtgtgtctgcatgctctgcAGTCTTTCAGACCACAAGACACATgatgttgttcctctgaaagaagaatatgaaggaaagaaggcCGAGCTGGAGGCTGAAATTCagcagatgatccagaagagacgactgaagattcaggagatcaaacactccgtggagctcagtgaggaagatgcagacagagagatagcagaTGGTGTTCAGGTCTTCACCGCTCTGAAGGAGTCTGTTGAGAGAAGCCAGGCCGAGCTCATCGACAcgatcaaagagaagcagagaaagacagagaaacaggctgaaggcttcatcaaagagctggaacaggaaatctgtgagctgaagaagagaagcactgaggtggagcagctctcacACTCTGAAGACCACCTCGACATCCTCCAAAGCTTCATTTCCCTGAACTCTGCTTTACCCACAAAGGACTGGACAGAAGGCAACGCCCAACCACTCTATGAGGGGACTGTGAGGAAAGCTTTGAATCTGCTGGAGGAGATGATTAGTGAACAGATAAAGAATCTGGTTGAGGCCGAGCTGAAGAGagtccagcagtctgcagtggatgtgacacttgatcctgatacagctcatcccaaactcatcctgtctgatgacggaaaacaagttaaacatgGTGATGTATGGAAGAATCTCCCAGACAATCCAGAGAGATTTAATACGTGTGTTAATGTCTTAGCAAAGCAGAGTTTCTCTTCAGGAAGATTTTACTACGAGGTTCAGGTTAAAGGGAAGACTGAGTGGTATTTAGGAGTGGCCAGAGAGTCGATCAACAGGAAGGGAAGCATCACACTGTCTCCTCAGAATGGTTACTGGAGGATATGTTTGAGGAATGAGAATAAGTACACAGCTCTTGCTGACCCAtcagtccgtctctctctgaagtctcatcctgagaaggtgggggtgttggtggattatgaggagggtctggtctccttttatgacgttgatgctgcagctcttatctactcctttactggctgctgcttcactgagaaactctaCCCATTCTTTAGTCCATGTCCTAATGATGGTGGTAAAAACTCTGCCCCTCTGATCAtctctcctgtcaatcacactgagTAG